The genomic interval CCCGATGAGAGTTTCGAGGCACATGGCCGGATCGTTGATCGCGATTTACGCCGGGGAATCCGACGAAGAGTCTCCTCCGGTCTCTCGCGGAGCTTACGTAAAGTTATTATCGCGCCGCGAATAATATCACGCGCGATTAGCATCGATAATCGCCGGGAAGACGAGTCACGTGGACCCGGCACGGAACAACAGCCACGGGACGTGTCATCGTTCCCGCCATGATCCGGACGTGGAAAGAACGATCGACTTGTCAAGGTTAACCGGGTGGGATGATCGGGCACCGGAGTTATGGAGCTTAACGATTTTACGACGTTCTCGCGCTTCCTGGTGCGATTAATCCCGGCTGCCGGGGACCTCTCGTCGTGTGCGGGATGCACCGATTGCATTAGCATCTCTGACGTGTTCCCGACTTTTAAGTAAACCGATCCTCCGAGATCTGATTCGGGCTTGAAAGGGTGTAAAGTTTGGCGATAGTCTTCCTTTATGGGCGGTGTTGAtttttctggtttattctggtattttcttgtGGATGTGCTCATTTTTATGGGTATTACTGCCGCAATGTTGTTGATCAATTGTTTTTAATGAACGTTGACTTTATCCTATTTGATTACACCTTTGAACGAACGTTGACTTGATTCTGTTTGATTACACCTTTGAATGGACGTTGACTTGATTCTGTTTGATTACACCTTTGAATGAACGTTGACTTGATTCTGTTTGATTACACCTTTGATGAACGTTGACTTGATCCTATTTGATTACACCTTTGAATGAACGTTCagcttttttttaattatagaaAATCTCATGAGATTTATTTCAACATGCTGAAGAAATGAACGTTGACTTCGTTCTATTTCATTAAACCTTTGGATGAACATTGTCCtcattttatttgataaattctTTGGTTGAGGACTAACTTTGTTCTGTTTGATTGATTTTTTACATGAACCTTGACTTTGGATGAGCATTGATTCCATTTCATTCGTTTCTtattaatattttgaacaaaCATTTACCTAATACTGTTGGATTAATCTTTGGATGGAGACTGACTTCATTCTATTTGGTTAGCCTTTTGAATGACCATTGTCTTCATTCTATTTGGTTAATCCTGTGTGGCTTCTGTGTGGCTACTGTGTTGATTCCGTTTCATTCGATTTGAACATTGGTTATTTATTAATCTTTTGGACAAATATTTACTCAATTTTGTTGGATTAATCTTTGGATGAAGACTGACTTCATTCTATTTGTTTAGCCCTTCGAATGACCACTGTCTTCATTCTGTTTGGTTAACCCTTTATGGGTACTTCAATCCTGCTTGATTCGCAGAAAACTAAACCCAAaatccttaacactaaacccaccgagTATTAAAaataactgatacatgttgttttataaaaatgacgagattgaatttatttggattttaagtctgccaagcacaaaacatataaaagtgaaacgtcttatagaagggcgaagattgaatttattactGCGATTTTCATTagaatatgtgcttaaatgaagaagttaattcagtaatttcctatgaaatcgtttttatagtttcaataattgtgaaataggaaaccggtcattttgaccgtggtaggttcagtgttaaaataCATGCTCCactcaatatatttatttcatttcccacgaaagcattttTATAACTTCAGtaatagtaaaataaaaaaatctggaaccggtcatttcaaccgtggtaggtttagtgtcaacgGTGACCCGAATACTTACCAAAGACTATACTCACCAGCTGCATACTTACCGATTCTTCGAATCTCCTGTTTGCAACACGTCGCCAGCCGGACGTAGAAGGTAGGGTACGACAATAACAGAGACAATGCGGAGTagattaaacaaaaatatttaattccgCGTTATGTGTAGGTACTGGCCGCTCGGGTTCACCGCTTACATGCTATTATGTACAAAATGGAAAGGAAAGAAGCTCCGTCGATAGAACAGTATGGAAGAGAGAAAACGGAGAAAAAACAAAACAGAGAAAACAGAAATATACATTCGCCTGACACGCCAGCCGAGAGGTCGTACACCAAGCGGAAATACAGAAGCAGCATTCTGATTCGCAGGCGAAGTCCTGCCCCCTCTCCCGTTGAGAATTTACTCTGGGTGCACGGTCGTTCTCTGCGTCGAACTGACGTCACTTCTTCCGTGCGTTTTGTTTACTGGCCTCTATTCGTCGGCGACGGAGTCACGGGTACGCGAGGAACGCCGTTTCCGCGTCTTCGACACGCACGCCTCGCCTAACAAAACAGATGTACGGTATTACCTCGCTAGTCGAACGAAACTGGACCGAAAATACGTGCAAAGATGGGATTCCGTGCAGCGAAAGGTGGTAGCCAATCGCGCGCTCTGTTCTCCCACTTTTCGACTCCGTATTCCCCCACTCCCGACACTTCTTTAGCCGGCGCAATCCCCACCACGAATTCCAGAACTTGGTGGGAATCCCAATTTAATTGcgacgagcgaggttctactgtactacagtagtgcacggttaaatttacacgagtGATTTACCGCTCTTCTCCCACAAATTCGTTTATTGTCGGTGCTTTGAGCTCGACGAAGTCGTCGAAGGCGGTGCGAAACGAAAGTTCCAGTCGCGAGAATTTAGTAGCCGAACAcggatgtaaatttaaccgagcactaCCGTGAAAGAGGATCACGCGAGAGATCGCGCGCCGATCGAGGACGCGGCTGTCCTAAAACGGGCCGGCATTCTACGTACATATGCATAAAGAATATTTCTATAAATATATTATGTTAAGGCACTCCACTACTGGCCGGTATATCCGCGACTCTCCCGGGTTTCTTTACACAGGGCTCGCATGCTCGCGTATTTGTCGTTGTCCGTGCGTATATAGAGGCGGCACGACTCGGGACGGAAAAAACCTCTACATGTCAGAATTAAGGAGAGTTAAGCGAAATCAACGATTAGGTCGACTGTCTCGCTCGATTTCTAGCCGCTGCCGCAATAAATTAATCTCGACTCTTGGATCGGTTCGACGGACACCTATGTACAGATTTGAACACATTCTCGCGGTTCGACGCCGTTGCTCTCGGAACACGTTGATCCGCCGTGGAGCGGACTCTTCGTGGTCGTCGTCAGTCCCATCGGTCTCTCGTTTTCCCGGAGAGACGCGTCCCCATCGATTCTCTCGAAGCCGTCATCAGTCCAACCGTGATCCTCCTCATGTTCAAGGAGGATTCACCCGCACCCGAGGGTGCGTCAGAACTCGGGACCAGCCCGTCTCGGGCCTGCAAGGACACCGGGATCTTCACAACGACAGAGGCAGCTCCGTCGGCCTCTTCACTCCCAGGGTCAGGTCCAACGGTTTGCTCTTCGTGGTCGCCTCCTCTTTCGCCGGGCTGTCGCGCTCGCAGACGTTCTCGATCGACCTGTTGTCCTCCTCGGACGACTGACTGGGTCTCGGGGAGCTTCTGCTCGATCTGACGCTGAGATCGATCGGTTCGTCCTGCTCGACGGCCAGGCCGCCCGGACTGGGGCTAACTAACAATAGATCGCCGCCTCTAGGCGAGTGTTGCGACGCTGCTGGGGTCACCAGGCCGGGCGGTGGATAGACCAGGCCTAGAGTATGATGAGGATGATACCCTGTCGTCAGGGTAACGGTGGCGTTGATCTTCCTGGCCGGGAAGTCTCTCTCGGAGAGGGTCGGGGACGCTGCGCTGGCCTTGAAGTAGCTCAGCGCCGAATTGCTCCTGGATTCGGTGTCCTGTCCGTCACCGCCGTCGACCGACGACGCTCCGCTGTCGCTGGGGGTGTCCGCCGCCCTCTTGTACGTCGGGAGGAACGGTCTGAAGACGTCCGAAGGGCTGGACGGCACGCAGACGTCCTTTTGAGCAAAGTTCATGGGGAACATCGGCGAGGACGGGTGTTGTTGCTGTTTGTAGAAAGGTGGGGGTGTGGTGTCCCTCGGGGGTGTTGTAGGGGGTTGTTGGGGATTGCTGCCGATCCTCTCGCGCTCCTTCTGCCAGGCTAGAAGGCGTAGATGGTTCTGCAGGGCGACGTCGTCCGGGTGGGGCGATTTGTTGCTACGCTCGCGCTCTTGCTTCAGCATCGCCACGTGTAGGAGGTGCGATTGGAGGGCTATGTCCTCCTGACTAGGTGAAGCACGGTCCTTCTCGTTCTTGTACACCCCGCTGCCCTGCTGTCCTTGAGCCTGAGGCAGGAAGCCAGGCAAGAATCCCGGACCGAACGGCGATCCCGCGCCGGGTGTCACGCTCACGTTCTGGTTCCCGTTGGTCTGCTCCTGCAGGAGGCAATGGATCTTGAACCAATTCGACCTGCGGCCGTATCGCGATCCGCTCTTCGACATCCCGACCATCAGGCACTTCCGCAGCCGGCACGCTTTGCACGCGGTGCGGTTCTTCTTGTTGATCACGCACACACCGCCGTTCTTGCATTCCGAGATGCTGCTCAGGTTGTTGTAGGTCCGCCCGAAGAACGACTGTAATCAGAAGAGAGACAAGATCGGTGAGTCGCGCTGCGAACGTTGTAGATACGCGGAGAATCGTGGATATCTGTCTCTGGCCGGGTGTCGTAAACGCACGCCAATTCACCTCGACGTTCTCCCGGGTGGTATTTCTTTGTTTATTGAACGTAAAATTCATAGCGACTTTTTCGAACCGCCGCAACGCACCGCGAGGCACGATCGAAGGAAATTCTTATTGCCCGGTGGTTCGATCGTTTGGACAGTGATTTACCGCCTTGCTAATCAAGTTTTTCATAGCCCGCCTCTTATCATTCGACGCATACCGAATGATTTCTTCTACTCGCCACTAATAGACCGGCCGGGCGTGCTTCTGGGAAGCCCGGTGCCGTTTATGACCTCCAATCGCGTTGCGTTCATTAATGgttaccgccgcgccggtgccgTGTAACGAGGCTGCTGTTCCGTGATTATGATAATATCATCTTCGTTTTAGCTAATTACCAGCTGCGCCGCGGAAATCCCTCGTTTCCTGCGAGAAATTTCACACTCGAGGAACCGTCTCGCGAATGCATTTTATCCGAGTGCATAAAATATTTCAGGAATATCGtcgtacagcgaattctcgatatatgtcaccgacACCGGTAGACACGCCCGAGCCGTGTAATACCCGGCGGTAGTGGAGATAAGGCTGCAAATTCCGAAATCGTTTACCTAAAACGGTAAAAAAGCCTCGGCAGAAGCGGCTCCACCGATGACAATACATTTCCTCCGGAGATCAACGGCGTGGTGAGTTATTGCCACAAATTTTTGCCACGGTTTCTGCGAAAGGCAAGTCATCCCGGTAACTTCCTTACGGGGACAGCGAGTGGAAGCAAATAGCGAATCGCGCGGCACAGAATCCGCCGTTCTTTTCGTCGAGGACTCTGCCCGGCTATACAAGGTGTCACGAAACCAATGGCAGAATGCCAGTGCCGGGAACTACGCTTAAAATGAACCATACAATTTTTCCCACGGGAGACTTTGATATTCCAATGTTCTACAGTCTTCAAGAGTTCAACAATCAAGTTTCGTTTTATCAAAGAGGTTTTACTAGACACTGTGTATATCTAGGACGAAGGATCGGCCGCTCGGTGTAAAGGGCCGACCGCGCGCAGACCGCGTTTTCTACCGGATTAAACGTCAGAGGTTAATGTTACGCACGTCACGAGAATTAGCATGCCTAGAAGAAGAGGCAACGACGAGGGGGTGGCAGGGTAGCGCATGGAGATTGAGCACACGGCCGCTCGTAAAGTTAGACGCCTGTCGGCCGACAATAAAACCGCCTCGAAACCGACGAGCATCGAGTTCTAATTTACGACGATACTCTCCCGCGTCTTGGGAACCATTTTATTCTTTCGAGGATGTTCAACGTGGCGATCAACTTCTTTCATCGCGGCCGGGGAGCATATAAAGTATCGCGTACGTTCGTCAGATTCTTTTCAAGTGACTTTGTCGAGCACGCCGTCACCAAACTGTGTCTATTCAATTTCCCGCGTTAGCGCTGTTATGCTACACCTCGTTTCTCTTTCCCGAATCTGTCAAGAATAAATTTGAACTCGAATGACAGCGGGGATTCCGAAATTTATTCACAACCGAAGATATATTTTCAATGTTgcaagtagactgtggattttatgcgtataTAGCAACAATTTGTAGACATAATTTAAGATTATGAAAAGATCGAGaggatctattaaaattattaatgaattttTGTTATAAGCAATGCATAGCAATGCGTGCCTCAGTTAATATTAATTAGAGAGTCATCGCTGTCCGTAAGATTTCGAATCAAATCGACGTGAACTGAATTTAAATGGACTCTAGCATATCTCGATCGATATTATCGGGCGCTTCGAACGCAGAGACCATAGAACACGAAACCCACGAGTCATTCCCCGTGCGACCATATTTCATCGCGCACCGGAAACGCTCGGATTCTGAATTTCACCTGACGCGTCCGCGTGGGTGGCTCGATAACGGTCCGAACCTTCCGAAGAATGGCTAAAGGTGTACCTGAAACGCGAGAGGCAAATCATCCGGCAAATTCGAAAAAATAATCGATCAATCACATCGCGAGGCTGTCACGATAATTAATCACGTAGGTGCTTAACGCGAAGAATGTTTTCTATAATGATAATCAAAGGATGTCCCATACCGTATGTTAATAACTGTTTCTCTGTTATTTCGCTGCGTCTCGGACACAGTAGAACCTGGATTATCCGAACTAAGTAGAGAAACGTTCGAATAAGAGAAGAGTTACTTAGTTTACAGTCAATCATTCCGCGATGCACTTATGCTGAATAGACATCGattgcaaaacagtaaaatgatcagagaatttaaaaacaatGTTCTACCATTTTACAATTATcaaattattgttttattttaccATTATCAATTCTGGAGTACGGAGAGGCTCCCCAGTAAAACAATTGACTACGTAACGCGATGAAGATTTCGATTGTTGGTCGGCATGCAAATAATTGCGCGGCGATTCGAATCGGCTAATGCGCAGGGCAGTCGTGAGAAACTGGCTCGTTGCTCGGCAATTAGAATGGCCGGACGGTCCACGGGGATACACTTGTTTATTAGCGGTGCGCGTCCCGGTGGAACCGGGGGGAAGCTTGAACGCGGAGATTCGAGCGTCAGGCAGGGAGCACGGTGGCGTTGATTAATCGATGTCACGGGTACCTGAGAAATAGCGCCGGAAGGTTGACAAACTGGTAATGATCGCGAGATGCGAGCTCGGATCGCTGGACCAGCGGCGGCGGCGATAATCTCCCGGCAACGATCTCAGATCTGCGCGCTCGGTCGGACGCGTTGGAAATGGCTCCCGTACGCCAGATGATCCTTGGCTGTCACCGCGACTGTGTGAAAGAGGTCACGGTGCCGTCTATGCCGCACGCGAAAACCGGCACGGCCTCGAGACCCGATCGCTTCCGCCTACGAAACGCTCATTGTCCGCGCTGCAATATGATCTAGTGTACACGCGTGTCGGCTTATACcatcggcggcgcggcggtccgGCCGCGAGAGCGGGACTTTCGCGGTGTACGGAATATTATATAGGCTCGCCTTGTGTGTCCGTTGccgtacgtatatatatatacttctgCAGCAGTCTGTCGGGGATGGAGGGAAGCAGAGGCGGACAGCGTGAGTCCAAGAGCGTTCCGTTAGAAAGCGTTTTCTTTGCGATCGGAATCGCCGCGATGGTTTAAATCCTACCGATACCCGGTTTCTGGTTTTATGGAGAAACTCTGCTATGGGACTCGTGAGCGGCCCGGCTAGATTGATTATTTTGATTAATGCTTCAATGGGAGATCCCGAGACGCCGATAGTTCCCGCCGGGGCTGCACGCTCCCGCGGAAAACGCCGAGTTTTATGGGCCCAGCTATTGAACTTATGAACCTGAATTTCACTCGAACCCGTTCCGAGCCGATCTGCGTCAATGGGAGTCCAGATCGCAGTTTAATTCTGCTTCGAGGAAATGTTCATACGatgatatattatttattccgGGGATTTCGGGACTGCGTTTTCCGGTAGCTGCGAACACTTTTGGAGACTTCAACGCGTGGCAAGAGACACCTTTTAGAGATTTCAATGCGTGAAATCAGCTGTCTTTTAGAGATTTCAATGCGTGACGAGAGatatcttttaaatattttaacccaCGGTAAGAACCATGTTCCGGAGAGTTCAATGCGTGGAAAAGATGTTTCTTGGAGACTTCAATATGTACAGCGTGTCTTTTGAAGACTTCAACGCATGGCAAGAGACATCTTTTAGAGATTTCAATGCGTGGAAAGAGCTATCATTCGGAGAGTTCAATGAGTGACGAGaggtattttttaaacattttaatcCACGGTGAGAACCATGTTTCCGAGAGTTCAATGCGTGGAATAAGATGTTTCTTGGGGACTTCAATAAGCACGGTGTGTCTTTCGAAGACTTCAACGCATGGCAAGAGACATCTTTTAGAGATTTCAATGCGTGGAAAGAGCTGTCTTTCGGTGAGTTCAATACGTGACGAGTGgtatcatttaaatattttaatccaCGGTAAGAACCATGTTCCGGAGAGTTCAATGCGTGACGAGTGGTAtctttcaaatattttagtcCACGGTGAGAACCATGTTTCCGAGACTTCAATGCGTGGAAAAGATGTTTCTTGGAGACTCGAACGGTGTTGTGTCTTTCGAAGATTTCAATGCGTGGCAAGAGATGACTTTCGGAGACTTCACCGCACGGTAAGAGCTATCTTTCGGAGACTTCAATGCATGGTGAAAGGTATCCTGTAGAGACTTCAATGCGTGGTAAAAGCAATTTTTCGGAAACTTCAATGCGTCGCAAGCGACATTCTTTGGAGACCTTAATGCATGGTAAGAGCTATCCTTCACTGAATTCAATGCGCGATAAAAGTTATCTTTCAGTGATTTCTATGCCTGGCAATGTTAATTATCGGTAAGAGCTATCTTTCAACGATTTCAATGCGTGGTGAGTACCGTCATTAGATATTTTTAATACGCACCGTTTGTCAATGATTACTTAAACCTTTTATCTTTAGAGGAGACAAATGAGAGTAACAGAACAGAAAATTTCTGAATTCCTGCGTGATAATTTTTCCCAAAAATCAGGTCATACTTTTGTCAACTGTACCACTTcttctattaatttcttttagatCGAAATAAAGTTCTATATTCTTACTGTCAATATATAGCCATTGGAGAATACATAGGTGTAGAATCAACACGAAATTACGAATAacgaagaagttctaatcactgcgatcgtaaaataaatcgcagtaGACGGGGTTGGGACAGTGTTATCAAAATGGTTGGGAAAGATATCGTTTCCGAAGCGAAACGCGCCGACGGAACGCGAAGCTGCCGCGCGTTACAATCGGGTTCGCGTTCGCGATTGCGTCGCCGGAGTCGGTCAGCTGTGCGTATCTTGACCGTAGACAGAAAACAAGGTGGACAACGGGATTCGCGTGATTGCGTAAGAGCGTGCGAGCGCGTGTTCCACGGGTTTTCAAGTTTTTGCCGGTCCTCGTCCGGTCGCGAATCACGTACCGGCAGCAGCGCACGGGATCGAACCGCctcgcctcgcgtcgcgtctcgtcgcgaGCAGAAAATTCTCAGCGGCTGAAACGCGAGCCATTTAGGGCCGGCCGGCTGCGACAAATCCGTCATGGACGCCGGAGATTATCACAAATCAGCCGGCATGCCCGGAATCCCGGACTGATTTGCAACGCCATATAAAACGCCAGCGGGGAAATCGTTGTCCGTGATCGTGAAGCGGCAATCGCCGCGGGAAAGTTTGACAAATTGTCGACGGCGGTTGTACAAGAACACACCGTGCCATAGTTAGGCCGCGCAAAAACCGCTCGTGAAAATTCATACCGTATCCTTCCGACTTCGACCGTCTATTTCACCGTGCACGATTTCAGCATTTTCGTTTTAGATTGCATAATTTTATCGGCTTTGCTGGCTCGGGTATTTCACTTGCTATCTGACCTTGTGTTTCATTGTAGTCACTAGACCGCggatatttttgcaaaataaaaattatctgcgtcAATTGCAAGCTACAGAAATCATATGGGAGCTTCTTTCTGccttgaataatttttataagttgGAAATAATCTATTAAAGTTTTGAAATTCATTTCTGCTAAACATTATTAAGATAGAAAGAGGGAAAAGACTTCAACTTCAAGGAAAGAACTTTAAATAttatctgcatcaattgcaagcaaCAGAAATCATATGGGAGCTTCTTTCTGCCttgaataattttcataagttggaaataatatattaaagttTTCACATTCATTTATGCTAGAAATTGTTAACATAAAAAGAGGAGGAGACTTCAACTCTGAAGGAAGAACtttaaaaattatctgcatcaattgcaagcaaCAGAAATCAGATAGGAGCTTCTTTCTGTCTTGAATAATCGTAATAActtggaaataatatattaaaattttcaaattgatttctactaaaaattattaagataGAAAATATAAGACTTTAACTTTAAAGAAAGATACACATTTCATCTCTTTTCCTCATTACTTGCTCCTGCATAATTGACAGCCACTTCTCCGATCGATATTACTGTAACATCAGATCGTATTTAAAGATCCATTTCCAGGAGTACGTTCGGACTCTTTTCCTTATTACTTGGTTCTGCATAATTGACAGCTATTTCTCGAAACAAATTACTGTAACATCAGATCGTATTAATAGATACAATGTCTTCTCGGAACATCGAGATAAATCAAACTACCGTTCGCGTCTAATTAAGCAAGCGAAACCGCGAAATGTCGTCATTCGCAGCGTGTTAACTCGCGACGGAATAACACCCggcaaaaatgaatgaaaatctGTTGCGTATCGTTGCGGTTGCCCCGAGAAGCGAGAGAAGCAAAAGTCGGAATGGGCGTTCGAGGAATCAATTAATTTCGCGCGGACGGGGTCACAGCGCCGAACACGGTCATTTCTTCGACCCGGCGTCGGGAATGCGATTGGCACGGCGTTTGCTAAGCTCGCGCGCGTTGCGGGAACAATTTCCTCGTGtaaagagcgagcgagagagagagaggtccagagagtgagagagagagagagagagaaggagagagggggtgggagaGAGGTAGAGCAGAAAAAAACCCGAGCTCGCCGATAGTTTCCCGCACGTGACAGGAATTCGAGGCGCGGGCAATCGGCGCTGTCTCAAGCGAGCTGAAACGGATTGTAAATGGTCAACGCGATCGGTTGGCCGCGGATCGGCGCACGCTTCGTTCCGGGAAAACGTGAACCGCCGAGCCTCGATCGTCGACGAGCGAGAGCGAAATTTTCGTCGGGCCCGCGCCGATTCCGCGAATTCGCGCCGCGACCTTTTGTCCGCGCGACACCGGCTAAATGCTCCGGCAAACACGCGTTCCGCGGCCGACAGACGCGGATGACGTTGCGAGTTAACGCGATTAGACGGGACAACCGCCTCGAGGCTGAAATAATTTTCACCCGTGACAATCGCAGAAACCCGCGGACGCGCTCCCGCCGAACAATGGGAGCCGCGTGCGCCGCGAACACGCCTCGCGATTACGTAAAACGGGAAACACGCCGATCGGATGTCGGCCTGTCCGCTTCTAATTGAGGATCGCGATTGCGCAGCCCGCGTGAAATTTTGAGGGAAACTCCGCGAACGCGAGGTTCCTCGAAGTGAATCAGAGTTTGATCGTTGCTCGcaaacaacaaaattgcagtcGTTTTTAATTAAGATGTTCTGTACTTTAATTTGAGAAAGTCGAAAGACGTTTATTGTTGGAAACTTTTGAAAGCAGGGTGACACATGATGTAAGATGTGCTTACAGATACTTTTTAGAATCGTAAGAATTGAGATGCAGAAGAAGCCATTTTGTGTAAAGCTAGCGTTAAATGAAGCCACGATCCGGTTTATTTGATCGAAATGGGACCACAAGAAGTGAGAAATCTTTCGCTGCGTCTTCGGAGATGCATTTTGCAGGAAAAATGAATCGGCGTGTTTCTTGTTGAGATAGCTGATTGAATCAGGATGAAGGAATAATTAGCTCAAAGTCAGCTGCGCGGCGCGCAACAGACGGGTTTGACACACAATGTTGCTCTCCCGAGACCGTACCGCGGGCTTCTACAGTCTAGCTGGACAGGTCATTTCACATTCCCACGTCCTTAATATAGATTCTTGATACGCGAGCGAGTAAGAGGCGCGCGGAACAAGGACGCGAAAGGTAAATGAAAAGGACGAGGATACGAGGAAGACCGTTCCGAGAGATAGAAGGAGGCCACTGGCGAGAATAAACGAAAACGGATGGATAAAGGCTGCGGGACTGGAAAGAGATAGAgaacagagcgagagagagagagagagagagagagagagaaagaaagaaagagagagacgtgGTAACGTGGGTGCGACAGCGAGGGCACTGGTCTCACAGGTGTCTCGGCTGATTGTGTGGAAACAGCATGGAACCGGGGAACGTGTTCTGTTCGCTATTTTTAAAGGGACAATAGCAGTGAAAAATTGTACTTCCTCACGATGAAAGAGGTAATATATTAATAGCATTGAAGACATTCGTAAAGCAGCCATGGCGGATTCGATACTTCCGAGTTTGAACAGGACGAGACTGATACAAAGAGACAAGAATGTAGAACGTTTTTACGTAAGTGACGACTCTTTACCAACAAGCAGTGCCACTTAGATGCGAGATTTTAATTCGAATATTCTATCCAGAAATTGGCACCGATATGAGGAAACAATGCAGGAATGTAGAACGTTTTCgcgtagcaattttttaaagacaGGCAATTAGCGCCACAAATTAGACACAAGTTGAGATAAATAACCGGCTTGGAGTCATCAATTTTgaaatggaaaaattgaaatgttaGCCGCGAGTTAATAGTCCAGCGCTGGGCGATTCCAATGCCTGGAAGTGGTATCGCCCCGGAGATTTCAACGCGTGGCAGTAGTATCATTACTCACAGCCAAGGCACCAGTGCTTAAATTCATTTTACCAGGCAATATACTTAACACTAAAAGCGCCCTGTATCCTGCAACTGTTTCGAGCCATAAACGAGTACGCTGGCGTCGCGATTACGGTGCAGGTTCACaaaccagaatatacagggtgccggcaattttttccagaaaatcgTTACGCTCGGAGAACAA from Halictus rubicundus isolate RS-2024b chromosome 2, iyHalRubi1_principal, whole genome shotgun sequence carries:
- the LOC143365396 gene encoding uncharacterized protein LOC143365396 isoform X2; translated protein: MVGMSKSGSRYGRRSNWFKIHCLLQEQTNGNQNVSVTPGAGSPFGPGFLPGFLPQAQGQQGSGVYKNEKDRASPSQEDIALQSHLLHVAMLKQERERSNKSPHPDDVALQNHLRLLAWQKERERIGSNPQQPPTTPPRDTTPPPFYKQQQHPSSPMFPMNFAQKDVCVPSSPSDVFRPFLPTYKRAADTPSDSGASSVDGGDGQDTESRSNSALSYFKASAASPTLSERDFPARKINATVTLTTGYHPHHTLGLVYPPPGLVTPAASQHSPRGGDLLLVSPSPGGLAVEQDEPIDLSVRSSRSSPRPSQSSEEDNRSIENVCERDSPAKEEATTKSKPLDLTLGVKRPTELPLSL
- the LOC143365396 gene encoding uncharacterized protein LOC143365396 isoform X1, producing the protein MNQQCKVCGEPAAGFHFGAFTCEGCKSFFGRTYNNLSSISECKNGGVCVINKKNRTACKACRLRKCLMVGMSKSGSRYGRRSNWFKIHCLLQEQTNGNQNVSVTPGAGSPFGPGFLPGFLPQAQGQQGSGVYKNEKDRASPSQEDIALQSHLLHVAMLKQERERSNKSPHPDDVALQNHLRLLAWQKERERIGSNPQQPPTTPPRDTTPPPFYKQQQHPSSPMFPMNFAQKDVCVPSSPSDVFRPFLPTYKRAADTPSDSGASSVDGGDGQDTESRSNSALSYFKASAASPTLSERDFPARKINATVTLTTGYHPHHTLGLVYPPPGLVTPAASQHSPRGGDLLLVSPSPGGLAVEQDEPIDLSVRSSRSSPRPSQSSEEDNRSIENVCERDSPAKEEATTKSKPLDLTLGVKRPTELPLSL